One window of Pseudomonas urmiensis genomic DNA carries:
- a CDS encoding sel1 repeat family protein codes for MALAPLGAQALEIQIDPHADLLYRQALPLLEQADNREDSPSALRTAIDSDPELSRQGQALARTLPTAVDLLKKSVALGHPVAQYRLALYYMTYLPAAQIPDAACPLLQASLKQGFAPPAPAISTWCPPYNASPAYRDAMEAIPNMATLYAPYYPQPAVRLACNRSQPQGLEMQWGRQRDYQAEVYRLLGDLDPQHRQLLLQKAVEINGCAAAQQRLTSHR; via the coding sequence ATGGCCCTGGCTCCGCTCGGCGCGCAAGCACTGGAGATCCAGATCGATCCGCACGCCGATCTGCTGTACCGCCAGGCCCTACCCTTGCTGGAGCAGGCAGACAACCGCGAAGACAGCCCCAGCGCGCTGCGCACGGCGATCGACAGCGATCCAGAACTCAGCCGTCAGGGCCAAGCGCTGGCCCGCACCCTGCCAACTGCGGTAGACCTGCTGAAAAAGTCGGTCGCCCTGGGTCATCCGGTGGCGCAATACCGCTTGGCGCTGTACTACATGACCTACCTGCCAGCGGCGCAGATCCCCGATGCGGCCTGCCCGTTGCTGCAAGCCAGCCTCAAGCAAGGCTTTGCCCCTCCCGCACCAGCGATCTCTACCTGGTGCCCGCCCTATAACGCCAGCCCTGCCTACCGTGACGCCATGGAAGCGATTCCGAACATGGCCACCTTGTATGCGCCGTACTATCCGCAGCCAGCGGTACGCCTGGCTTGCAACCGCAGCCAGCCGCAGGGGCTGGAAATGCAGTGGGGCCGTCAGCGCGACTATCAGGCCGAGGTGTACCGCCTGCTTGGCGACCTTGATCCGCAGCATCGCCAGCTGTTGCTGCAAAAAGCCGTGGAGATCAATGGCTGTGCTGCCGCGCAGCAGCGCTTGACCAGCCACCGCTGA
- a CDS encoding LysE family translocator, which translates to MNTALTATYALTVLLLIATPGPVVALIVNTAAASGSRKALFTAIGTNWASLVLIGAAAWIIMTSAAIDKVWLNGMSLLGCLFIGYIAVATLREALQAPVTDTEMVQAPVKPGRGGLLQGFMVGISNPKDIIFFISFFPQFIQITESFEKSMVVLSLLWIAIDFAVLSLYIFAIGKIASQRSNRLISLASGVALLLIAAGGLLYNLKELTA; encoded by the coding sequence GTGAATACCGCATTGACTGCCACTTACGCCCTGACCGTGCTGCTGCTGATCGCCACCCCTGGCCCGGTCGTCGCACTGATCGTCAACACTGCCGCCGCCTCCGGGTCGCGCAAAGCCCTGTTCACCGCGATCGGCACCAACTGGGCGTCGCTGGTGCTGATTGGCGCCGCAGCCTGGATCATCATGACCAGCGCTGCCATCGACAAGGTCTGGCTCAACGGCATGAGTTTGCTGGGCTGCCTGTTCATCGGCTACATCGCCGTCGCCACGCTGCGCGAAGCATTGCAGGCTCCAGTAACGGACACCGAGATGGTGCAAGCGCCGGTAAAACCCGGGCGTGGCGGCTTGCTGCAAGGGTTCATGGTGGGCATCTCCAACCCCAAGGACATCATCTTCTTCATCTCCTTCTTCCCCCAGTTCATCCAGATCACCGAGTCGTTCGAAAAGAGCATGGTGGTGCTGTCATTGCTGTGGATCGCCATCGATTTCGCCGTGCTCAGCCTGTACATCTTCGCCATCGGCAAGATTGCCTCGCAGCGCAGCAACCGCCTGATCAGCCTGGCTTCGGGCGTGGCCTTGCTGCTGATCGCCGCCGGTGGCCTGCTCTACAACCTCAAGGAGCTGACGGCCTGA
- a CDS encoding YqcI/YcgG family protein — protein MFTGYGNCYRLDALELANEHVQNANHWTYKTIQHFRDILANPDFPCLFGRKAVAAKTCHIVFARAEHMADDMAQGLADYVRTIEPIPLKQRIGTPLLVFLETAPGGSLEQQQALAWKVLQGVHARDPQPWPQDVPGDPHDSQWSFCFAGMPLFINMNFPAHRVMKSRNLGDSIVFVINPRESFDEVASAATESGQRIRGKIRERVRHYNDGVMPDSLGFFGQQDNYEWKQYQLQEHGSLNPARCPFHAHATPDTLIEN, from the coding sequence ATGTTTACGGGTTATGGAAACTGCTATCGCTTGGATGCGCTAGAGCTGGCCAATGAACATGTCCAGAATGCCAATCACTGGACGTATAAAACTATCCAACATTTTCGCGACATTCTCGCCAACCCCGACTTTCCCTGCCTGTTCGGGCGCAAGGCGGTCGCCGCCAAGACCTGCCACATCGTCTTCGCCCGCGCCGAGCACATGGCCGACGACATGGCGCAGGGCCTGGCCGATTATGTCCGCACCATCGAGCCGATCCCGCTCAAGCAGCGCATCGGCACCCCGCTGCTGGTGTTTCTCGAGACTGCCCCTGGCGGCAGCCTTGAGCAACAGCAGGCACTGGCGTGGAAAGTCCTGCAGGGCGTGCACGCGCGCGACCCCCAGCCCTGGCCGCAGGACGTGCCGGGCGATCCGCATGACAGCCAATGGTCATTCTGCTTCGCCGGCATGCCGCTGTTCATCAACATGAACTTTCCCGCCCACCGCGTGATGAAGAGCCGCAACCTGGGCGACAGCATCGTGTTTGTGATCAACCCACGGGAAAGCTTCGACGAAGTGGCCAGCGCTGCCACCGAAAGCGGCCAGCGCATTCGCGGCAAGATCCGCGAGCGGGTAAGGCACTACAACGATGGCGTGATGCCCGACTCCCTGGGCTTCTTCGGCCAACAAGACAACTACGAGTGGAAGCAATACCAGTTGCAGGAGCACGGCTCGCTGAACCCTGCACGTTGCCCATTCCACGCCCATGCAACACCCGACACATTGATCGAGAACTGA
- a CDS encoding LysR substrate-binding domain-containing protein, which translates to MSERIQALHALRAFEVASRYGSFTRAAEELALTQGAVSHHIKTLESLFGCDLFERRGPKLRLTEHGRLLAQELKVGFKIIENACALLRQDRYGLRLKAPSTLTVRWLLRALDAFKKVENSCSVQLSSVWMDIDSVDFYSEPYDCAILLANGRFAADVESFKLFDEWLIPVCHPDYLQDEAPALSALKQCEFLHPSTDRRDWRRWLARMDALDISIDQGQVFDTLDQGISAAQQGLGISVVDLVLASADIGAGRLVTPFKHAVATGDGYYMTWLKASPKARQMQRLRDFLLAQVPPLASKEINYLYG; encoded by the coding sequence ATGTCGGAACGGATTCAGGCACTGCACGCGCTGCGCGCCTTCGAAGTGGCCTCGCGCTATGGCTCGTTCACCCGCGCGGCAGAAGAGCTGGCGCTGACCCAAGGCGCAGTGAGCCATCACATCAAGACCCTCGAGTCGCTTTTTGGCTGCGACTTGTTCGAGCGGCGCGGCCCCAAGCTGCGCCTGACCGAACACGGCCGGCTGTTGGCCCAGGAGCTCAAGGTCGGCTTCAAGATCATCGAGAACGCTTGCGCGCTATTGCGTCAGGACCGCTATGGCCTGCGCCTCAAAGCGCCGTCGACCCTGACCGTGCGCTGGCTGCTGCGGGCGCTGGATGCGTTCAAGAAGGTCGAGAACAGTTGCAGCGTGCAACTGTCGAGCGTGTGGATGGACATCGACAGCGTCGATTTCTATTCCGAGCCCTACGACTGCGCCATCCTTCTGGCCAACGGACGCTTTGCGGCCGACGTCGAGAGCTTCAAGCTGTTTGATGAATGGCTGATCCCGGTCTGCCATCCCGACTACCTGCAGGACGAAGCCCCCGCTCTGTCGGCGCTCAAGCAGTGCGAGTTTCTCCATCCCTCGACCGACCGGCGCGACTGGCGGCGCTGGCTGGCGCGGATGGATGCGCTGGACATCAGCATCGACCAGGGCCAGGTGTTCGACACGCTCGATCAAGGTATCTCGGCGGCCCAGCAGGGGCTGGGGATTTCCGTGGTCGACCTGGTGCTGGCCAGTGCCGATATCGGCGCCGGGCGCCTGGTCACGCCGTTCAAGCACGCCGTGGCCACAGGTGATGGCTATTACATGACCTGGCTCAAAGCCAGCCCCAAGGCCCGGCAGATGCAGCGCCTGCGCGATTTTCTCCTGGCCCAGGTGCCGCCGCTGGCGTCCAAGGAAATCAACTACCTGTATGGCTAG